The sequence below is a genomic window from Lolium perenne isolate Kyuss_39 chromosome 4, Kyuss_2.0, whole genome shotgun sequence.
GGATATACAAACTTTGGAACAGAATTTTGAATCCAAATCAAAGTATCTACATTATAGACAAGTTTGGAAACAGAAGGTCTGATCCTTGGAAGTTGGAACATTCATTCTATAAAAGCATAGACACTCTGATATAAGGAAACCTGTGATTAACCTTCTAAAAGATCCAACATTTTTTTTTATATAAATTGTGTTTAGTCCATCGTTTACATTTTATAGCATGTTCATGTGGCAAACAAGGCTGGAATTTTTTTATCAAAGGCACATCAATGGTAAATGAAGTCAAAGGTTGATTACCTGTACTTCCACCACAGTAGAAAGCAGGATTGTATCCAAGATAAACTGTAAATTATCAGCCAGCTTTTTTACTTGCCCAATACGATGTAGGAACTTTTGGACCTGCACAAAACAATGTAGGTGAGCCATCTGTCTTTGTCGTAAAAAAGAAAGCAAGATACAGTGTTGAATATTCAGGGTAGGGTTGTCTTGCTATGTTATCCTTAGCATAGACACCACATTTACTTGGCAAGTTGGCACTACCCATTTTTTAATATAATATTAAGACATGATCCAGCACAAAATCTTGAAGGAACCCTTTCTTAGCTCTCCGGCCGAAATGAGCTAGCCACTTTCGGAGTGGTATGTTTATAGCAAGCGTCTCATGCTCCATTCTTAGAGAAAGAGGGGCAAGGGCGCTAGAGAACCCCCAAAAAAAAGACTTAAGGAGATTCTTTTCTACATAGGGCGTAACTGCTAGTCATAAGATGACACAATGAGGTACTCCCCTGTTTCCACGAACTCACATCCAAACGGAACCAAGAACCAATGATTTTTCATTTTTGTATGGTCATCCCTATTGCTCCGCACAAACTAGTGGACCAAGTTCCAACATGCTGACTACTCACATGCTAAGATGACCAATAATTTTGACTTCTGAATGCAGAGAGAAATTTTAATAACAGAACAAAGGGGCCAAAGCAGATGAAAGACACAAAAGTACAGTTTTGCGTTTGGATGAAAAACTAGAGGGCTCCCATCAAAAAGCATTGCAGCACAATGTGCACCAAGTTAAGTGCATAGACTGGCGCTATTTATTTCATGTTACTTAGAAGCGTCCATGCAGCTTGTCTACAGCTGACGTCTCAGAACAGCAAAATTACACAGGATATAAATTATCGGCTATGTAGATTATACACTTAAATTTACAACAGATAGTACCATCCTTGCACATCTAAACAGTATGACTCTTCTCATAAGCCAAAAGCTTACACTGCTCAGGTTAGAGAGGAAGATATATCTTAAAGATAACTTGAAACAGATATTATCTAATTTAAAGATGTGCAGGAACCAAATTCTGTCGAGACTAAACTTTCAGGCAATGTGTAAACTAGTTTTCGTAAGTTATATCAACCACATCAGTACTGTGCGTCTGATTCCAGTTAACAGCAAAATGGCTATCCAGCAATTCAGTTTAAAAGGATGAAAACTGCTATGTACCAACTGTATTTCTCATCCGAGATGCAATCAAATAACTGAAGAAAGTGACCAGAACATTATTAGATTATTGAAGAATTTCGTATTTCGCTGCTGAAAAAATTCTTATTAGACTGCTGATTATAGCAACATGTAGAACCTGCAAACTGACCTGGTTAAAGCCAGCAATCAAGGATACTGGCACCCAGCCCTGGCCATCCATATGTTGCCGCAGGTAAATGTCCTTGCACAAATTTTCATCACTGCAAAAATTGAACAAGCAGCGGCTCAATTAAATGATTTCAGTGGTCACCAGAGTGTCTCCCACAAATATACACAAACAAGTACCTAAAGTAGTATTCTATCTGCACCAGTAGTTCCCTTTGGAGTTGTTCCAATGGAGAAATTAACATAGCTGGAGGGGTTGGCGGGGGAGGCACAAACGGAAGAGCTTGAAGACCATCCGAGGTGGGCATGGCAAAGTAGTAAAGATGTGGTGCCATGTCTGCAATTTAAAACAGAGCAAGGTTAAGGCAACATAATAACAATAGAACAATGGCATTTTCTAAGAAAACGACATGCATGGCGTACCAGGGAAGCCCATAGGTGCCCCATAAGGCGGTGTCTGTGGATTAGCAGAGCCAACAAATGGTGGCGGAGGAGGTGCTGCAGCTATAACAGCCAGTGGAGGAGAAGGAGACCTGATGTAAGTTGGCTGGTGATTACGCTGCTGGTGCCCTGGTCCATGTCCATCCCTGCGGCCACCGCCACGCCGTTGCCCGTCAAACCCTCCATGGTGCTCGTGTCCATGCCGACCACCATTGCCCCTTCTGTTCCCCCCACCGTAGCTGCCGTTTCGGCCATGGGGATGGGAACCAAAACGGCCATTCTGATTATGATCACCACCGCCGTTGCTCCGGCCATTAGGCGAGTACACTGGGGATAGCTCTGGAGCAGGGGCACGCGCCACCAGGCCATCACCTGCAGGCATCACCAGCCCACCGCCGTTGCTCCGGCTATTGGGCGAGTACACTGGGGATAGCTCTGGAGCAGGGGCACGCACCACCAGCCCATCACCTGCAGGCATCACCAGCCCACCGCCATTGCTCCGGCCATTAGGCAAGTACACTGGGGATAGCTCTGGAGCAGGGGCACACGCCACCAGCCCATCGCCTGCTGGCATCACCAGAGCACGCCGAACAGGTGGACCGCGCAGCAGTGCTTCATCACCATCCTTGACGCCAGAGTTGCCCAATGAGACCGGTGTGATCGCTGCCTCCTGTGACCAGTAATCCCCACAACAGGAAAGCACGATCTCGTCAGAAGGTACATAATCAAACTGACATGGTACTAGATGGATGGATCTAAGTTTGATCATCAAACACTGAGACGAAATCGAAATCACGATAATACAAGATGAATCAACCACTGATTTTAGACGGAATCGAAATCCCGATAATAATAATATAACGAATCAACTACTGAGACGAAATACAACTAAACTAACTGAATCAAAAACTGAAACGCACAGGGGGAGGAGCGGTGGCCTTAGGGGAAGCCTTGGGCGGCGTGGTCGGCGCGGGAGGAAGCTGGCCGGGCAGCGCCGGCCAGGATTCGGCGTCCATGATGGGGTTCCCTGGCGCCGTAAGGACCGGCGCCGGCCCGTTCTCCGGGCGCTTCCAGGCCCGCTTGGGGCTGAGGGACGGGGGCGGCGAGCCCGCGCCAGCGACGGCCGCGCGCGGCTCAGCGACGGAAGCCATGATCTATCCGATCGGGCGGGGCGGGGAACTCAGATACAGGCTGCGACGGCGACGGGgatggcgatggcggcggcggcggggatagGTCAGTGGTGCGGCATGGGGCGATCGGCGGGGAGGGTTCCAAATATTGCCGCGGCGGCGGGCGATCGGATCGGggcggcgggaggaggtggtgcggcgcggcgcggcgtggCGGCTCGCTGCGCTGCTCTTCCCTACCCGTCTTCCTTGCCTTGCCTTGCCACGGGCGGACTGGAAGCGGAGGACCCCTGCCGTGCCGGTGGTGGGGCACAAAAGGCACCCAGCGATGAGTGAGCGCCGTCCAATCCAGATCGACGGCTGGCGTCGCTCCTGGGCCCCGCGCCGCTCTAAAGTTCCTCGCGCTGGCGTCTGCCTGCTCGGCTGACGCACCGGCTGGCACGGTGGCTCCACATTGGGGCTAGGAGGGCCGTCCGATGGAGAGCTGACGGCTGCGAGGTTGCGGAGGATCCACGTCCGGGGAAAAGGGGGAGATTTACTGACACGTCAGGTCTGGATTCGCGAATCCACCGGCGGCGCACCGCAAGTCCGCAAATGCCGCCCCCCGCTGCCATACAGCTGGATTCTATCCATCGTCTTCTCCCCTTTTAAATGGGTTTAAGTACACCAACTATTGCAAGAAAATCACGTCATTAATTAGTGAGTGCACACTCACTAAAATTGGTATCATGCCTATGAGAGTATCCACGATAAGAGTATCATAGATAGTATCATGCATTTCATAaatgcaaaatgctgatgtggcagtgtcATTCTTGGCTCTGTTAGTCAAAAGAGCTCAAGAAACTGGGCTAGCAACTGATCTGGATGATGGAATAGCAATTATACAATATGCGGACGGCATGATTTTCTTGTTTGAGGATAGTTTAGAGAGTGCTAGGAATCTAAATTTTATTTTGTGTATTTTTTAGCAGCTTACTGGTCTAAAAATTAAGTTCCATAAAAGCGAAGTCTCTTTTTTTGGTAATGCAATAGATAAACAAGATATGTATGCACATATCTTTACTTGTAAGAAAGGAGATTTCCTACTTCGGTATTTGGGGGTCCCGATGAACTGTAAACGTCTAGGAATAGTGATTGGAAAGATACCGAACATAAAATAGGGAAGAATAATTCTAGCTGGAAAGGTAATTTTACTCCGATTAATTGGGACTAGGCTTATTCTAATTGAAGCTTCGCTCCCTAATGTTCCGAGTTACATGATCTCGTTTTTCCTTATGCCAAAAGGGATTTTGAAAAGATGTGACTTATTGTACAAGTATCATTTAGTCAAATGGGTTGACGTTTGTCAACCAAaggatgggggggggggggcttgggGTGACAAATCTACACCTAAACAACGTTAGCCTTCTTTGTAAATGGATTTGAAGGTTAGAGAATAAAGAGGGTCCGTGGCAAGATTTGGTTAGAGCAAAATACCTGAAAAAGGTACTTTTACTCAAAGTAGACCAAGTCCTGCACACTCTCATATTTGGTCAGGTTCAGTGGCTCCTGAAGATACTTTATATAGTTGTTGCAAAAGAGTTATTGGTGATGGCAGGAAAACTCGTTTCTAGGAGGACAGTTGGATCAGCATAAGCCTCTTTGTCAAAGTTTCCCCAGCTTGTATAATTTTTATTAATGTCATAGAAAATACGATGTTTACTAGAGGCATTTCTTTCTTAGAATTTAGAAGGTTTCTAAGGGAAGAAACGAAAGACAGATGGAACAATTTAGTGGAGATTTCCAGTCAAGTTAGCTTGACCGATGAACCGGAAAGAGTTTGTCGGTTGTTAACTAAATCGGGTGGTTTCTTCGTAATCCATGTATTCCTTCCTAAT
It includes:
- the LOC127296774 gene encoding uncharacterized protein; amino-acid sequence: MASVAEPRAAVAGAGSPPPSLSPKRAWKRPENGPAPVLTAPGNPIMDAESWPALPGQLPPAPTTPPKASPKATAPPPEAAITPVSLGNSGVKDGDEALLRGPPVRRALVMPAGDGLVACAPAPELSPVYLPNGRSNGGGLVMPAGDGLVVRAPAPELSPVYSPNSRSNGGGLVMPAGDGLVARAPAPELSPVYSPNGRSNGGGDHNQNGRFGSHPHGRNGSYGGGNRRGNGGRHGHEHHGGFDGQRRGGGRRDGHGPGHQQRNHQPTYIRSPSPPLAVIAAAPPPPPFVGSANPQTPPYGAPMGFPDMAPHLYYFAMPTSDGLQALPFVPPPPTPPAMLISPLEQLQRELLVQIEYYFSDENLCKDIYLRQHMDGQGWVPVSLIAGFNQVQKFLHRIGQVKKLADNLQFILDTILLSTVVEVQGDKIRRRARWEMWLLRRSNYSAGNSSGLFSPVTSNIDALTSQIQSVGLEGTTYHPSMQGMTGGALLTRSTTSASIGYQAPTLEGLHSNGSGPIFGQSTARSLLRSDTF